One genomic segment of Mycolicibacterium psychrotolerans includes these proteins:
- a CDS encoding CGNR zinc finger domain-containing protein, with protein MLFSHDTELTLRAAGVLINSDRVDGEQLGDLPALDEYLDSFGWTGRRDHDAAELESVHRLRARLGAIWETAGDEVRAVGQVNALLADTRAAPWLTRHPEMPEWHLHLASIHDPLWQRMGAEMAMALADLIRSGELRRLKVCAAPDCDAVLIDLSRNRSGKFCDTGNCGNRQHVAAYRERRSNR; from the coding sequence ATGCTTTTCAGTCATGACACCGAGCTCACTCTCCGGGCGGCGGGAGTGCTGATCAACTCCGACCGGGTAGACGGTGAACAGCTCGGTGACCTTCCCGCGCTGGACGAATACCTGGACAGCTTCGGATGGACGGGCAGGCGGGATCACGACGCCGCCGAGCTCGAGTCGGTGCACCGGCTGCGCGCCCGGCTCGGTGCGATCTGGGAGACCGCAGGCGACGAGGTCAGGGCGGTGGGGCAGGTGAACGCGCTGCTGGCCGACACCCGCGCCGCGCCCTGGCTGACCCGGCACCCGGAGATGCCCGAGTGGCATCTGCACCTGGCCTCCATCCACGATCCGCTGTGGCAGCGCATGGGCGCCGAGATGGCGATGGCACTGGCCGACCTGATCCGCTCCGGCGAATTGCGCCGACTGAAGGTGTGTGCGGCGCCGGACTGTGACGCCGTGCTGATCGACCTGTCCCGCAACCGGTCGGGCAAGTTCTGCGACACCGGCAACTGCGGCAACCGGCAGCACGTCGCCGCCTACCGCGAGCGCCGCTCCAACAGGTGA
- a CDS encoding EamA family transporter codes for MTVLTPTSRFRSGLLFAIGSAFAFGCSGPFAKALMTAGWSPTAAVTARLAGGALAMAVFATVAHPGWVREARRHLRTVIAYGLIPIAGAQLFYYNAVAHLSVGVALLLEYTAPILVVGWLWATTRRRPTALTLGGVALAVAGITAVLGLVGPHGFSGVDINLVGVGWGLAAAVCAACYFLMSENVSGSGTESGVHPITLAAAGLIVGAGAVALLGITGLMPLTFTANDTVVAGWTTSWVLPVVALALLPTAIAYTLGIVGIARLKPRFASLVGLSEVMFAVLAAWVLLGEAVTATQAVGGAIVLAGLALARQGDRGDHLDEANAATWPDAPLGELTSSG; via the coding sequence ATGACCGTGCTCACGCCCACGTCGCGGTTTCGTAGCGGTCTCCTCTTCGCGATCGGCTCGGCGTTCGCGTTCGGCTGCTCCGGGCCGTTCGCCAAGGCGTTGATGACCGCAGGCTGGAGCCCGACGGCCGCGGTCACCGCCCGGTTGGCCGGCGGGGCGTTGGCGATGGCCGTGTTCGCCACCGTCGCACACCCGGGCTGGGTGCGCGAGGCACGCCGCCACCTGCGCACCGTGATCGCGTACGGGCTGATCCCGATCGCGGGGGCCCAGCTGTTCTACTACAACGCCGTCGCCCATCTGTCGGTCGGCGTCGCGCTGCTGCTCGAGTACACCGCACCGATCCTGGTGGTCGGCTGGCTGTGGGCGACCACCCGGCGTCGGCCCACCGCGCTCACCCTCGGAGGTGTGGCGCTGGCGGTGGCCGGCATCACCGCGGTGCTCGGACTGGTCGGGCCGCACGGCTTCTCCGGTGTCGACATCAACCTGGTCGGCGTCGGGTGGGGCCTGGCGGCCGCCGTCTGCGCGGCCTGCTACTTCCTGATGTCGGAGAACGTCAGCGGATCGGGTACCGAATCCGGTGTGCATCCGATCACGCTGGCGGCGGCCGGCCTGATCGTCGGCGCGGGGGCCGTCGCGCTGCTCGGGATCACCGGGCTGATGCCGCTGACCTTCACCGCCAACGACACCGTGGTGGCCGGCTGGACCACGTCCTGGGTGCTGCCCGTCGTCGCGCTGGCCCTGCTTCCCACGGCGATCGCCTACACCCTCGGCATCGTGGGCATCGCCCGGCTCAAGCCGCGGTTCGCCTCGCTGGTCGGCCTTTCCGAGGTGATGTTCGCCGTGCTGGCCGCCTGGGTGCTGCTGGGCGAGGCCGTCACGGCCACCCAGGCTGTCGGTGGAGCGATCGTGCTGGCCGGCTTGGCGCTGGCCCGCCAGGGCGACCGCGGCGACCACCTCGACGAGGCCAACGCCGCGACGTGGCCGGATGCCCCGCTAGGTGAACTAACATCGTCGGGATGA
- a CDS encoding cutinase family protein, with translation MKIDLDIRRGPALVATLLASTAFVFAPAVAAPVAHAQGCPDIEVVFARGTDEPAGLGRVGSAFVDSLSGRVGGRSVGSYAVDYPATYDFLKVAAGANDASNRIQYMIANCPNTRLVLGGYSQGAAVIDVIAAVPVPGAGFTAPLPPNAPDHVAAIAVFGNPSAKIGLPLTSSPVWGPRSIDLCTPGDPVCSGGDDIPAHSNYAQSGLADQAAGFVAGLL, from the coding sequence ATGAAGATCGATCTTGATATCCGCCGCGGGCCGGCGCTCGTCGCGACGCTGTTGGCCAGTACGGCATTCGTGTTCGCGCCCGCCGTCGCGGCACCCGTCGCCCACGCGCAGGGCTGCCCCGACATCGAGGTCGTCTTCGCCCGCGGCACCGACGAACCGGCCGGTCTCGGCCGCGTCGGCTCGGCCTTCGTCGACTCGCTGAGCGGACGCGTCGGCGGCCGCTCGGTCGGCTCCTACGCGGTCGACTACCCGGCGACCTACGACTTCCTGAAGGTCGCCGCGGGCGCCAACGACGCCAGCAACCGCATCCAGTACATGATCGCGAACTGCCCGAACACCCGACTGGTGCTCGGCGGGTACTCGCAGGGCGCCGCGGTGATCGACGTCATCGCCGCGGTGCCGGTACCCGGCGCAGGGTTCACCGCCCCTCTGCCGCCCAACGCCCCCGACCACGTCGCCGCGATCGCCGTGTTCGGCAACCCGTCGGCCAAGATCGGCCTGCCGCTGACCTCGAGTCCGGTCTGGGGCCCGCGGTCGATCGACCTGTGCACCCCCGGCGACCCGGTGTGCTCCGGCGGCGACGACATCCCCGCCCACAGCAATTACGCCCAGTCCGGCCTCGCCGACCAGGCGGCCGGATTCGTCGCGGGACTTCTGTAG
- a CDS encoding cutinase family protein: MRIDRLSRLLRAAVAVAVIPAAASVVLPAAASAQPCPDVEVVFARGTSEPPGVGRVGQALTDALSNQLGGRTVTTYGVNYPASYDFLNTSVGAIDAAGRIAAMAAQCPDTRIVLGGYSQGAAVVDMLAGVPPLGNKIGDIGSAPPLAPVLNGNVAAVTVFGNPATKFGNPVSAAGSFAGKAIDLCADGDPICSDGRNPFAHTRYESSPFVPQAAGFAAGRV; this comes from the coding sequence GTGCGAATCGACCGACTGAGCCGCCTGCTGCGTGCCGCCGTTGCCGTCGCGGTGATCCCCGCGGCCGCCTCCGTTGTCCTGCCCGCGGCAGCGTCGGCCCAGCCGTGCCCGGATGTCGAGGTGGTGTTCGCCCGGGGAACCAGTGAGCCCCCGGGTGTCGGCAGGGTGGGCCAGGCTCTCACCGATGCGCTGTCCAACCAGCTCGGCGGCCGCACCGTAACGACCTACGGCGTCAACTATCCCGCCAGCTACGACTTCCTCAACACCTCGGTCGGCGCGATCGACGCCGCAGGCCGGATCGCGGCGATGGCCGCGCAATGCCCCGACACCCGGATCGTGCTCGGCGGGTACTCCCAGGGCGCCGCGGTCGTCGACATGCTGGCCGGAGTCCCCCCGCTGGGCAACAAGATCGGCGACATCGGATCGGCACCCCCGCTGGCGCCGGTTCTGAACGGGAACGTCGCCGCGGTCACGGTTTTCGGCAATCCGGCAACCAAGTTCGGGAATCCGGTCTCGGCGGCGGGGTCGTTCGCCGGCAAAGCGATCGACCTGTGCGCCGACGGCGATCCGATCTGCTCGGACGGTCGAAACCCCTTCGCGCACACCCGCTACGAATCGTCGCCGTTCGTCCCGCAGGCCGCCGGGTTCGCTGCGGGCCGGGTCTGA
- a CDS encoding cutinase family protein, producing the protein MIGRVNVSLKGRRRTLGSVAAAAAVAAAAAVAAGLIGPTAPVASAESCPQAELIFARGRLESPGAGQIGNALASALRDKTGKNVRLYAVKYPADTEVDVGANDMSQRVSYMAGACPDTRLVLGGYSLGAAVTDVVVAVPIAAFGFKNPMADGADRQVAAVTLFGNGSQWVGPLANFTNPALRDKIIELCHGDDPICNPTDPNNWQDYWPDHLAPAYIKAGMVNQAADFVAGRI; encoded by the coding sequence ATGATCGGCCGGGTGAATGTCTCGCTGAAGGGTCGACGCCGCACTCTGGGGTCCGTAGCCGCGGCCGCGGCGGTGGCCGCGGCCGCGGCGGTGGCCGCGGGACTGATCGGGCCGACCGCACCCGTCGCGTCGGCGGAGTCGTGTCCCCAAGCCGAGCTGATCTTCGCCCGGGGCCGTCTCGAATCGCCCGGCGCCGGCCAGATCGGGAACGCCCTGGCGTCGGCGCTGCGCGACAAGACCGGGAAGAACGTCCGGCTGTACGCGGTGAAGTACCCCGCCGACACCGAGGTCGACGTCGGCGCCAACGACATGAGCCAGCGCGTCTCCTACATGGCGGGCGCCTGCCCCGACACCCGGCTGGTGCTGGGCGGATACTCGCTGGGCGCGGCGGTGACCGACGTCGTGGTGGCCGTTCCGATCGCCGCCTTCGGGTTCAAGAACCCGATGGCCGACGGCGCAGACCGACAGGTCGCCGCGGTCACGCTGTTCGGCAACGGCAGCCAGTGGGTCGGCCCACTCGCGAACTTCACCAACCCGGCGCTGCGCGACAAGATCATCGAGCTGTGCCACGGGGACGATCCGATCTGCAATCCGACCGACCCCAACAACTGGCAGGACTACTGGCCCGACCACCTCGCCCCCGCCTACATCAAGGCCGGCATGGTGAACCAGGCGGCCGACTTCGTGGCCGGGCGGATCTAA
- the truA gene encoding tRNA pseudouridine(38-40) synthase TruA yields the protein MNTPAIDSDGGLVRLRLDIAYDGTDFAGWATQAGQRTVAGVLDDALGTVFRTTVLTRAAGRTDSGVHATGQVAHVDVPAAALPHAYPRTRRAADAEFGPLVRRLGRMLPEDVRITQISRAAAGFDARFSALRRHYVYRLSTAPFGVTPQDARFVTAWPRPVDVDAMSAAARGLLGLRDFAAFCRHRDGATTIRDLQRLDCVRAAERISIHVSADAFCWNMVRSLVGALLAVGEHRRDAAWCAALLTETRRSSDFAAAPARGLTLVGVDYPPDDELAARTVITRDLRSADEIR from the coding sequence GTGAACACGCCCGCCATCGATTCCGATGGCGGGCTTGTTCGTTTGAGGCTCGACATCGCCTACGACGGAACCGATTTCGCCGGCTGGGCCACCCAGGCCGGTCAGCGGACGGTGGCCGGGGTGCTCGACGACGCGCTGGGCACGGTGTTCCGCACGACGGTGCTGACCCGTGCGGCCGGCCGCACCGACTCCGGGGTGCATGCCACCGGACAGGTGGCGCACGTCGATGTTCCCGCTGCAGCGCTGCCGCATGCCTATCCGCGCACCCGCCGGGCCGCGGATGCGGAGTTCGGGCCCCTGGTGCGGCGACTGGGCCGGATGCTGCCCGAGGACGTCCGGATCACGCAGATCTCGCGCGCCGCAGCGGGTTTCGATGCCCGTTTCTCGGCGCTGCGGCGGCACTACGTCTACCGGTTGTCGACAGCACCGTTCGGTGTGACACCTCAGGACGCACGGTTCGTGACGGCCTGGCCGCGGCCGGTCGACGTGGACGCCATGTCCGCGGCGGCCCGCGGACTGCTGGGGCTCCGCGACTTCGCGGCGTTCTGCCGGCACCGCGACGGCGCGACCACCATTCGCGATCTCCAGCGCCTCGACTGCGTGCGCGCAGCCGAACGTATCTCGATCCACGTCAGCGCCGACGCATTCTGCTGGAACATGGTGCGGTCACTGGTGGGCGCGCTGCTCGCGGTGGGCGAGCATCGCCGCGACGCCGCGTGGTGCGCGGCGCTGCTCACCGAGACGCGGCGCTCCAGCGATTTCGCGGCGGCGCCGGCGAGGGGTCTGACGCTCGTCGGCGTCGACTACCCACCCGACGACGAGCTCGCCGCGCGCACCGTGATCACCAGGGATCTGCGCAGCGCCGACGAGATCCGTTAG
- the rplQ gene encoding 50S ribosomal protein L17: protein MPKPTKGPRLGGSSSHQKALLANLATSLFEHGRIKTTEPKARALRPYAEKLITHAKKGTLHNRREVMKKIRDKDVVHTLFAEIGPFFADRAGGYTRIIKVENRKGDNAPMAVIELVREKTVTSEANRARRSAGAQKVAAAAAPQAAVEPEETEGPEVDEVDEVSPAEVVEEDTAIEEAQEAEAADEVAEAEADDSK from the coding sequence ATGCCCAAGCCCACCAAGGGTCCTCGCCTCGGCGGGTCGTCCTCGCACCAGAAGGCGCTGCTGGCCAACCTGGCCACCTCGCTGTTCGAGCACGGCCGTATCAAGACCACCGAGCCCAAGGCGCGGGCATTGCGGCCGTACGCGGAGAAGCTCATCACCCATGCGAAGAAGGGCACGCTGCACAACCGGCGTGAGGTGATGAAGAAGATCCGCGACAAGGACGTCGTGCACACGCTGTTTGCCGAGATCGGCCCGTTCTTCGCTGATCGTGCCGGCGGCTACACCCGCATCATCAAGGTCGAGAACCGCAAGGGCGACAACGCTCCCATGGCGGTCATCGAGCTGGTGCGGGAGAAGACCGTGACGTCGGAGGCCAACCGGGCGCGCCGCTCGGCGGGGGCCCAGAAGGTCGCCGCCGCTGCCGCGCCGCAGGCTGCGGTCGAGCCGGAGGAGACCGAAGGCCCTGAGGTCGACGAGGTCGACGAGGTCTCTCCGGCCGAGGTCGTCGAAGAAGACACGGCGATCGAGGAGGCCCAGGAGGCTGAGGCTGCCGACGAGGTCGCCGAGGCCGAGGCTGACGACTCGAAGTAG
- a CDS encoding DNA-directed RNA polymerase subunit alpha, with the protein MLISQRPTLSEEVIAEDRSQFVIEPLEPGFGYTLGNSLRRTLLSSIPGAAVTSIRIDGVLHEFTTVPGVKEDVTDIILNLKGLVVSSEEDEPVTMYLRKQGPGEVTAGDIVPPAGVTVHNPDMHIATLNEKGKLEVELVVERGRGYVPAVQNKASGAEIGRIPVDSIYSPVLKVTYKVEATRVEQRTDFDKLILDVETKSSISARDALASAGKTLVELFGLARELNVEAEGIEIGPSPAEADHIASFALPIDDLDLTVRSYNCLKREGVHTVGELVARTESDLLDIRNFGQKSIDEVKIKLHQLGLSLKDSPASFDPSEVAGYDVATGTWNSDAGYDVDDSQDFAETEQL; encoded by the coding sequence ATGCTGATTTCTCAGCGCCCCACCCTGAGCGAAGAGGTCATCGCCGAGGACCGCTCCCAGTTCGTCATCGAACCGCTGGAGCCCGGATTCGGCTACACCCTCGGAAACTCGCTGCGCCGCACGCTGCTGTCGTCCATCCCGGGCGCGGCCGTCACCAGCATCCGCATCGACGGTGTGCTGCACGAGTTCACCACGGTGCCCGGGGTCAAGGAAGACGTCACCGACATCATCCTGAACCTCAAGGGTCTCGTCGTGTCCTCCGAGGAGGACGAGCCCGTCACCATGTACCTGCGCAAGCAGGGTCCCGGTGAGGTCACCGCGGGCGACATCGTCCCGCCGGCCGGGGTCACCGTGCACAACCCGGACATGCACATCGCGACGCTGAACGAGAAGGGCAAGCTCGAGGTCGAGCTCGTCGTCGAGCGTGGTCGCGGCTACGTGCCCGCCGTGCAGAACAAGGCGTCCGGCGCGGAGATCGGCCGTATCCCGGTCGATTCCATCTACTCGCCGGTGCTCAAGGTGACCTACAAGGTCGAGGCCACCCGTGTCGAGCAGCGCACCGACTTCGACAAGCTGATCCTCGATGTCGAGACCAAGAGCTCCATCAGCGCGCGTGACGCGCTCGCCTCGGCGGGCAAGACGCTGGTCGAGTTGTTCGGTCTGGCAAGGGAACTCAACGTCGAGGCCGAGGGCATCGAGATCGGGCCGTCGCCGGCCGAGGCCGATCACATCGCCAGCTTCGCGCTGCCGATCGACGACCTGGACCTGACGGTGCGCTCGTACAACTGCCTCAAGCGCGAGGGCGTGCACACCGTGGGCGAGCTCGTGGCCCGCACGGAGTCCGACCTGCTGGACATCCGCAACTTCGGCCAGAAGTCCATCGACGAGGTGAAGATCAAGCTGCACCAGCTCGGCCTGTCGCTCAAGGACAGCCCGGCGAGCTTCGATCCGTCCGAGGTCGCCGGCTACGACGTCGCAACCGGCACCTGGAACAGCGATGCCGGCTACGACGTGGACGACAGCCAGGACTTCGCCGAAACCGAACAGCTCTAA
- the rpsD gene encoding 30S ribosomal protein S4: protein MARYTGPVTRKSRRLGVDLVGGDQSFEKRPYPPGQHGRARIKESEYRQQLQEKQKARFTYGVMEKQFRRYYEEANRLPGKTGDNLLRILESRLDNVVYRAGLARTRRMARQLVSHGHFTVNGVKVDIPSYRVAQYDIIDIKDKSINTLPFELSRANAGDRPIPGWLQVVGERQRILVHQLPERAQIDVPLTEQLIVELYSK, encoded by the coding sequence ATGGCTCGTTACACCGGACCCGTCACCCGCAAGTCGCGCCGCCTCGGCGTCGACCTCGTCGGCGGAGATCAGTCGTTCGAGAAGCGCCCCTACCCGCCCGGCCAGCACGGCCGCGCGCGGATCAAGGAGAGCGAGTACCGCCAGCAGCTGCAGGAGAAGCAGAAGGCCCGCTTCACCTACGGCGTCATGGAGAAGCAATTCCGCCGCTACTACGAGGAGGCCAACCGCCTCCCCGGCAAGACCGGTGACAACCTGCTGCGCATCCTGGAGAGCCGGCTCGACAACGTCGTGTACCGCGCCGGTCTGGCCCGCACCCGCCGGATGGCGCGCCAGCTGGTCAGCCACGGCCACTTCACCGTCAACGGCGTGAAGGTCGACATCCCCAGCTACCGCGTCGCGCAGTACGACATCATCGACATCAAGGACAAGTCGATCAACACGCTGCCGTTCGAGCTGTCTCGGGCCAACGCGGGCGATCGTCCGATCCCCGGCTGGCTGCAGGTCGTCGGCGAACGTCAGCGCATCCTCGTGCATCAGCTGCCCGAGCGCGCGCAGATCGACGTGCCGCTCACCGAGCAGCTCATCGTCGAGCTCTACTCGAAGTAA
- the rpsK gene encoding 30S ribosomal protein S11, giving the protein MAQAKKGAPKKGAAKTRRREKKNVPHGAAHIKSTFNNTIVSITDPQGNVIAWASSGHVGFKGSRKSTPFAAQLAAENAARKAQEHGVKKVDVFVKGPGSGRETAIRSLQAAGLEVGAISDVTPQPHNGCRPPKRRRV; this is encoded by the coding sequence ATGGCACAAGCCAAGAAGGGCGCGCCCAAGAAGGGTGCCGCCAAGACCCGCCGCCGGGAGAAGAAGAACGTCCCGCACGGCGCCGCGCACATCAAGAGCACGTTCAACAACACGATCGTGTCGATCACCGACCCTCAGGGCAACGTCATCGCGTGGGCCTCGTCGGGTCACGTGGGCTTCAAGGGCTCGCGTAAGTCGACGCCGTTCGCCGCCCAGCTCGCCGCCGAGAACGCTGCCCGCAAGGCGCAGGAACACGGCGTGAAGAAGGTCGACGTGTTCGTCAAGGGCCCGGGCTCGGGTCGTGAGACCGCCATCCGCTCGCTGCAGGCCGCCGGCCTCGAGGTGGGCGCCATTTCCGACGTCACCCCGCAGCCGCACAATGGCTGCCGTCCGCCCAAGCGGCGCCGGGTCTAG
- the rpsM gene encoding 30S ribosomal protein S13, whose protein sequence is MARLMGVDLPRDKRMEIALTYIYGIGRTRSQEILEATGISRDQRTKDLTDDQVTQLRDYIEGNLKVEGDLRREVQADIRRKIEIGCYQGLRHRRGLPVRGQRTKTNARTRKGPKRTIAGKKKAR, encoded by the coding sequence GTGGCACGTCTCATGGGCGTCGATCTCCCGCGCGACAAGCGCATGGAGATCGCGCTGACCTACATCTACGGCATCGGCCGTACCCGCTCCCAGGAGATCCTGGAAGCCACCGGCATCAGCCGGGACCAGCGCACCAAGGACCTGACCGACGATCAGGTCACCCAGCTGCGCGACTACATCGAGGGCAACCTCAAGGTGGAGGGTGATCTGCGCCGCGAGGTGCAGGCCGACATCCGCCGCAAGATCGAGATCGGCTGCTACCAGGGCCTGCGCCACCGTCGCGGCCTGCCCGTGCGCGGCCAGCGGACCAAGACCAATGCGCGCACCCGCAAGGGCCCCAAGCGCACCATCGCCGGCAAGAAGAAGGCCAGGTAA
- the rpmJ gene encoding 50S ribosomal protein L36 encodes MKVNPSVKPICDKCRVIRRHGRVMVICSDPRHKQRQG; translated from the coding sequence GTGAAGGTGAACCCGAGCGTCAAGCCGATCTGCGACAAGTGCAGGGTGATCCGCCGGCATGGGCGGGTCATGGTGATCTGCTCCGATCCCCGCCACAAGCAGCGGCAGGGCTAG
- the infA gene encoding translation initiation factor IF-1, which yields MAKKDGAIEVEGRVVEPLPNAMFRIELENGHKVLAHISGKMRQHYIRILPEDRVVVELSPYDLSRGRIVYRYK from the coding sequence ATGGCCAAGAAAGACGGTGCCATCGAGGTCGAGGGCCGCGTTGTCGAACCCCTGCCCAATGCGATGTTCCGCATTGAGCTGGAGAACGGACACAAGGTGCTCGCCCACATCAGCGGCAAGATGCGGCAGCACTACATCCGCATCCTCCCCGAGGACCGCGTCGTTGTGGAGCTCTCTCCCTACGACCTGAGCCGCGGCCGCATCGTGTACCGCTACAAGTAA
- the dosR gene encoding hypoxia response regulator transcription factor DosR/DevR: protein MVTVFLVDDHEVVRRGLIDLLSADPELDVIGEAGSVSEALARIPALQPDVAVLDVRLPDGNGVELCRDLLSRLPELRCLMLTSFTSDEAMLDAILAGASGYVIKDIKGMELAKAVKEVGAGRSLLDNRAAAALMAKLRNAAERTDPLSGLSEQERVLLDLLGEGLTNKQIAARMFLAEKTVKNYVSRLLAKLGMERRTQAAAFVSKLDRPHRSADE from the coding sequence ATGGTCACCGTGTTCCTGGTCGACGATCACGAAGTGGTGCGGCGCGGACTGATCGATCTGCTCAGCGCCGACCCGGAACTCGACGTGATCGGCGAGGCGGGGTCGGTGTCCGAGGCCCTGGCCCGCATTCCCGCCCTGCAACCCGACGTGGCGGTGCTCGATGTGCGCCTGCCCGACGGCAACGGCGTCGAATTGTGCCGTGACCTGCTGTCCCGGTTGCCCGAGCTGCGATGCCTGATGCTGACGTCGTTCACCTCCGACGAGGCCATGCTCGATGCCATCCTGGCCGGCGCCAGCGGCTACGTCATCAAGGACATCAAGGGCATGGAGCTGGCCAAGGCCGTCAAAGAGGTCGGCGCGGGCCGGTCGCTGCTCGACAACCGCGCCGCGGCCGCGCTGATGGCGAAGCTGCGCAACGCCGCCGAGCGCACCGACCCGCTATCGGGGCTCAGCGAGCAGGAGCGGGTGCTGCTGGATCTGCTCGGCGAGGGCCTGACCAACAAACAGATCGCCGCCCGGATGTTCCTCGCCGAGAAGACCGTGAAGAACTACGTGTCGCGGCTGCTGGCGAAACTGGGCATGGAGCGGCGCACTCAGGCCGCGGCGTTCGTCTCCAAGCTCGACCGGCCGCACCGGTCCGCAGACGAGTAG
- a CDS encoding wax ester/triacylglycerol synthase family O-acyltransferase, which produces MHAQDTDRTTDPAAGAVLILEGPIPDADALSEGLGERLAAIPHLLGIGSDVPGRLRHAALQHPGGDEDLFGYVAQAIRTPSGDRQPLWQCWVIEGLAHDRWAVVLTVDPNIADSSAAVRMLAAATDRGVGAAAPRAVDDPAPSGWVRAVRDIVEDAARMLETGMRAVSNRLCRPVAGMHRYSAVEVPLSGVAPICRTFGVALDDVALSAITDSFRAALLRRGEEPRPDSLRVSGMLPALPVHEVDRVTQLLTVQRRLLAARGRRQRFGAGALLSAVDLLTGLPQRGVVAVTMDTAMDTAVAGWPQTLQGRAVVRVLPVPALTLRLRTAVAILNDGDNLVFGISSDDDGAPDVDEIAFGIKKALACLAAAARRPRSGRPALAMIHPSVANG; this is translated from the coding sequence GTGCACGCGCAGGACACCGACCGGACCACCGATCCCGCCGCCGGCGCCGTGCTGATTCTCGAGGGCCCGATCCCCGACGCCGACGCACTGAGCGAGGGACTCGGCGAGCGGCTGGCGGCGATTCCGCATCTGCTCGGGATCGGATCCGATGTTCCTGGCCGTCTCCGGCACGCTGCGCTGCAGCATCCCGGCGGCGACGAGGACCTGTTCGGTTACGTCGCGCAGGCGATCAGGACGCCGTCGGGCGACAGGCAACCGCTGTGGCAGTGCTGGGTGATCGAGGGTCTCGCCCACGACCGCTGGGCGGTCGTGCTCACAGTGGATCCGAACATCGCCGACAGCTCCGCGGCCGTGCGCATGCTCGCCGCTGCGACCGACCGCGGCGTGGGCGCCGCCGCGCCGCGCGCGGTCGACGACCCTGCACCATCGGGGTGGGTCCGCGCGGTCCGCGACATCGTCGAGGACGCGGCGCGGATGCTGGAGACCGGGATGCGGGCCGTGTCGAACCGGCTGTGCCGGCCCGTCGCCGGCATGCACCGCTACAGCGCGGTGGAGGTGCCACTGTCCGGGGTCGCACCGATCTGCCGGACCTTCGGCGTCGCTCTCGACGACGTCGCATTGTCTGCGATCACCGACAGCTTCCGCGCCGCACTGCTGCGCCGCGGCGAAGAACCCCGTCCCGACTCGCTGCGTGTCTCCGGGATGCTGCCCGCGCTGCCGGTGCACGAAGTGGATCGGGTCACCCAACTGCTCACCGTGCAGCGGCGACTCTTGGCGGCCAGGGGCCGCAGGCAGCGCTTCGGTGCCGGTGCGCTGCTCAGCGCGGTCGACCTGCTCACCGGCCTGCCGCAGCGCGGCGTGGTGGCGGTGACCATGGACACCGCTATGGACACTGCCGTCGCCGGGTGGCCGCAGACGCTGCAGGGCCGAGCGGTGGTCCGGGTGCTTCCCGTACCGGCCCTGACGTTGCGGCTGCGCACCGCGGTGGCCATCCTGAATGACGGCGACAACCTCGTGTTCGGGATCAGCAGCGACGACGACGGCGCGCCGGATGTCGACGAGATCGCGTTCGGCATCAAGAAGGCCCTGGCCTGTCTGGCGGCTGCGGCGCGCCGCCCCCGGTCGGGTCGCCCTGCGCTGGCGATGATCCATCCCAGCGTGGCGAACGGATGA